One window of the Chryseobacterium camelliae genome contains the following:
- a CDS encoding phosphatidylinositol-specific phospholipase C — protein sequence MPTIRDNAFILHVMDGVSNLQISITDHSITSGQPWENTPSVTNKGSNAWEIMVRAGRKGSDGVAGWFRNQISGGIAIGCSTSESMPAELNFAFTCNLSFDYNNKHCQINGVVIGQGHNWMSQNNWWIGSRQLKKTGNVYMLSTDPGTDFNCNIAVSGVNEFYFSLNMTEWMGKLSQNTSLLALSVPGTHDSGTYKISSVIVGARCQNYDIGRQLEDGIRFQDIRLVNDSNTSDPLVLYHGFVSCDVSFGQVLDACDAFLKSHPSEVILMSVNNEKGGEDISANFITYLKKYDSLYYKGNTIPDLQQARGKIVFFYRFDLNVGTSGIDKNAVGVRFGPWQDDQTFESVNANQQKFYIEDNYQSYDTHKKAELVQANLERAVKTDAANQQILYLTFNSIAVGFMHHTPYQYAWGGLGIDPAMDPWLRDYTRYSGKKRLGIIPLDFYNNGGDNPVENGLINNIIQSNY from the coding sequence ATGCCAACAATTCGTGACAATGCCTTTATCCTTCATGTAATGGATGGGGTAAGCAATTTACAGATCTCTATTACAGATCATTCCATTACTTCCGGGCAGCCCTGGGAAAATACGCCTTCGGTAACTAATAAAGGAAGCAATGCCTGGGAAATTATGGTGCGGGCCGGAAGAAAAGGCAGCGATGGAGTAGCCGGCTGGTTCAGAAACCAGATCTCAGGCGGCATTGCTATCGGATGCAGCACTTCCGAAAGCATGCCCGCTGAATTGAATTTTGCTTTCACCTGTAATCTTTCTTTTGATTACAATAATAAACATTGCCAGATCAACGGCGTCGTGATCGGACAGGGGCACAACTGGATGTCTCAGAACAACTGGTGGATCGGCAGCCGGCAACTTAAGAAAACCGGGAATGTTTATATGCTTTCTACAGATCCGGGAACCGATTTCAACTGCAATATTGCAGTATCCGGGGTCAACGAGTTTTATTTTTCCCTCAATATGACGGAATGGATGGGCAAGCTCAGCCAGAATACTTCTTTGCTGGCCCTTAGCGTGCCGGGAACCCATGATTCCGGAACCTATAAAATATCTTCCGTAATTGTAGGAGCAAGATGCCAGAATTATGACATTGGAAGGCAGCTTGAAGACGGCATACGCTTTCAGGACATCCGGCTGGTGAACGATTCCAATACTTCAGATCCTCTGGTGCTGTATCATGGATTTGTTTCCTGCGATGTAAGTTTCGGGCAGGTACTCGATGCCTGTGATGCTTTCCTGAAAAGCCATCCATCCGAAGTAATCCTGATGTCTGTAAATAATGAAAAGGGAGGGGAGGATATTTCTGCCAACTTTATTACCTACCTCAAGAAATATGATTCCCTGTATTACAAAGGCAATACAATCCCTGACCTTCAGCAGGCGAGAGGGAAAATCGTATTTTTCTACCGGTTTGACCTGAATGTGGGAACTTCCGGAATCGATAAAAATGCGGTCGGAGTCCGTTTCGGGCCGTGGCAGGATGATCAGACATTTGAATCGGTAAACGCCAACCAGCAGAAATTTTACATTGAAGACAACTACCAGAGCTATGATACCCATAAAAAGGCAGAACTGGTACAGGCTAATTTGGAAAGAGCAGTAAAAACGGATGCCGCTAATCAGCAGATTCTTTATCTAACGTTCAATAGTATTGCCGTCGGATTCATGCATCATACGCCCTACCAGTATGCCTGGGGCGGTTTAGGGATAGATCCCGCCATGGATCCGTGGCTGCGGGATTATACCCGGTATTCCGGGAAGAAACGGTTAGGTATTATTCCGCTTGATTTTTATAACAACGGTGGCGATAACCCTGTTGAAAACGGTCTTATCAATAACATCATCCAGTCGAATTATTAA
- a CDS encoding helix-turn-helix domain-containing protein, with the protein MEKLKNLRKQRGISQEKLASVISTDPSNYSRKERGEVRMYDDEWEKLAKALEVEVDDIKEEKPLNIVNNNPIFHDNSGNFNQYFNVPEHVLGNLNDYINLLREQNEALKQENERLKNS; encoded by the coding sequence ATGGAAAAGCTAAAAAATCTAAGAAAACAAAGAGGAATCTCTCAGGAAAAGCTGGCAAGCGTCATCTCAACAGATCCATCCAACTACTCCCGGAAAGAAAGAGGGGAAGTAAGAATGTATGATGATGAATGGGAAAAACTGGCCAAAGCACTGGAGGTGGAAGTGGATGATATCAAAGAGGAAAAACCCCTAAATATCGTTAACAACAATCCTATTTTTCACGATAATTCCGGAAACTTCAATCAATATTTTAATGTACCGGAACATGTACTAGGGAATCTTAATGATTATATTAATTTATTGAGAGAACAGAATGAGGCTTTGAAACAGGAAAATGAAAGGCTGAAAAACAGTTAG
- a CDS encoding type II toxin-antitoxin system RelE/ParE family toxin, whose translation MKVFWTDFAKEQLKNIFDYYKVRVNQRIAKDLITGIVKKTKTLELQKEMGQKEELLLPRKENFRYLAYKNYKIIYWCNTKVDRIEITDVFDTRQNPGKMQERQ comes from the coding sequence ATGAAAGTATTCTGGACAGACTTTGCGAAAGAACAATTAAAAAACATTTTTGATTACTACAAAGTAAGAGTGAATCAGAGAATTGCGAAGGATCTTATCACCGGAATTGTGAAAAAGACAAAAACGCTCGAACTTCAAAAAGAAATGGGACAAAAAGAAGAATTGCTTTTACCCAGAAAAGAGAATTTCAGATATTTGGCTTATAAAAATTATAAAATTATCTACTGGTGTAACACAAAAGTAGACAGAATCGAAATTACTGATGTTTTCGATACCAGACAAAATCCTGGAAAAATGCAGGAAAGACAATAA